The following coding sequences lie in one Deltaproteobacteria bacterium IMCC39524 genomic window:
- a CDS encoding DUF3820 family protein, translating to MSESPDFDHTELLELVKARMPFGKYEGRLIIDLPEDYLVWFASKGFPQGQVGRRLQAVYEFKLNGLDALFEPLR from the coding sequence ATGAGCGAGAGCCCTGATTTTGATCACACGGAGTTACTCGAACTGGTGAAGGCGCGTATGCCGTTCGGCAAATACGAAGGGCGGCTGATCATCGATCTGCCGGAGGATTATCTGGTCTGGTTTGCCAGTAAAGGTTTTCCGCAAGGCCAGGTAGGCAGGAGGTTGCAGGCGGTCTACGAGTTTAAACTGAACGGTCTTGACGCACTTTTTGAGCCACTGCGCTAA
- the hflC gene encoding protease modulator HflC, whose translation MKAPIIFVIIIAALFVGVDGLYVVNEAEQAIVTQFGKPVGDVSESGLHFKIPFVQKVSRFEKRILKWDGDPNQIPTKDKRFIWIDTTARWRIKDPLLFYTTVATERGAMSRLDDIIDSVVRDAVSGRLLVELVRGSDYEVRDGGGEERFEVEGVEVAKENLVGREEIMAGILDKARANTPDYGIELLDVQIKRINYVEQVRTRVYERMINERKKVAAQYRSEGEGEKADILGQMERELKEISSEAYRKVLEVRGGADAEAAAIYAEAYNQDKEFYTFLRTLESYKKSIQKNGRLVISTDSDYYRYLKEAK comes from the coding sequence ATGAAAGCTCCCATTATCTTTGTCATTATTATTGCCGCGCTTTTTGTCGGCGTGGATGGTCTCTACGTAGTTAATGAAGCAGAGCAAGCGATTGTCACCCAGTTCGGTAAGCCGGTGGGTGATGTCTCTGAGTCTGGTCTGCACTTCAAGATCCCTTTTGTGCAGAAGGTCAGCCGCTTTGAAAAGCGCATCCTGAAATGGGATGGTGATCCGAACCAGATCCCGACCAAGGACAAGAGATTCATCTGGATTGATACCACGGCTCGTTGGCGCATCAAGGATCCACTTCTGTTCTATACCACGGTTGCCACCGAGCGCGGCGCTATGAGCCGCCTCGACGATATCATTGATTCTGTGGTGCGCGATGCCGTCTCCGGTCGTCTGCTGGTGGAGCTGGTACGCGGTAGCGATTATGAGGTCCGAGATGGCGGCGGCGAAGAGCGCTTCGAGGTAGAAGGTGTCGAGGTCGCCAAGGAGAATCTGGTGGGGCGCGAAGAGATTATGGCGGGAATCCTCGACAAGGCCCGTGCCAACACTCCTGATTACGGCATTGAATTGCTCGATGTGCAAATCAAACGCATTAACTATGTTGAGCAGGTACGAACCCGGGTCTACGAGCGTATGATCAACGAGCGTAAAAAGGTTGCCGCCCAGTACCGCTCCGAAGGCGAGGGCGAGAAGGCTGATATCCTCGGCCAGATGGAACGCGAGCTCAAGGAGATCAGCTCCGAGGCCTATCGTAAGGTTCTCGAGGTGCGTGGTGGTGCTGATGCTGAGGCTGCAGCGATTTACGCTGAGGCTTATAACCAGGACAAAGAGTTCTATACGTTTCTGAGGACTCTGGAATCTTATAAAAAATCGATCCAGAAGAACGGCCGTTTGGTGATATCCACTGACTCGGATTATTATCGTTATCTGAAAGAAGCGAAGTAA
- a CDS encoding diguanylate cyclase yields MSILIVDDSLVSRTFISDLLNEVGYTELILCESIEDAYKTIGFYDSETTSTDLDLILLDINLPGKSGIDACREISDHELFCDIPIIVISGADHLDGLEAAFTAGASDYITKPPSHTELLARIRSALRLKAEMNQRKAREEDLLVLNDRLAEMNRELERLSTTDSLTGLANRRSFNEFLSREWLREQREQQPFSVIMIDIDHFKKYNDHYGHLEGDVCLQKVAWALQSALCRPGDLLARYGGEEFVAILPHTDLQGAVELAENLHERIRELELVHEDSPVSSNVTVSAGIASVIPNQGISPSQVVAMADKALYAAKQAGRNQSAIATPPSSEAQSLN; encoded by the coding sequence ATGAGTATTCTGATTGTTGATGATTCTCTGGTTTCCCGTACCTTCATTAGCGATCTTCTCAACGAAGTCGGCTACACAGAGCTGATTCTCTGCGAGTCTATCGAGGATGCGTACAAAACCATCGGCTTTTACGATTCGGAGACAACCAGCACCGACCTCGACCTGATCCTGCTCGACATCAACCTGCCCGGCAAAAGCGGTATCGACGCCTGCCGGGAAATTTCTGATCATGAGCTTTTCTGCGACATTCCGATTATTGTTATCAGTGGCGCCGACCATCTTGACGGCTTGGAAGCAGCCTTTACAGCCGGCGCTTCAGACTACATCACCAAGCCTCCAAGCCATACCGAGCTCCTCGCCAGAATCCGCTCAGCCCTGCGTTTAAAAGCAGAGATGAATCAGCGCAAGGCTCGTGAAGAAGATCTGCTGGTTCTCAACGATCGCCTGGCCGAGATGAACCGGGAGCTGGAAAGACTTTCCACAACCGACAGCTTGACCGGCCTGGCCAATCGGCGCTCATTCAATGAATTTCTCTCCCGCGAATGGTTAAGAGAGCAGCGCGAGCAGCAACCTTTTTCCGTCATTATGATCGACATCGATCACTTCAAAAAATATAATGATCACTACGGCCACCTGGAGGGCGATGTCTGCCTGCAGAAGGTCGCATGGGCACTGCAGAGCGCCCTTTGTCGACCCGGTGATCTGCTTGCTCGCTACGGAGGTGAGGAGTTTGTCGCTATCCTGCCGCATACCGATCTGCAAGGGGCTGTGGAGCTGGCAGAGAATCTGCATGAGCGGATTCGGGAACTGGAACTTGTACACGAAGATTCACCGGTATCATCAAACGTGACTGTAAGCGCTGGCATCGCCAGTGTGATCCCCAATCAAGGCATCTCACCTTCCCAGGTGGTTGCCATGGCAGATAAAGCGCTCTACGCAGCCAAGCAGGCCGGCAGGAATCAAAGTGCCATAGCGACCCCCCCCTCAAGCGAAGCGCAATCACTGAATTAA
- a CDS encoding HD domain-containing protein — MDLQQGHETIGQLVAAWQSFRMYPAKHPACVQRIKKCYEQLSMLLMQQPKICIGITEETLFVDDYLFTDPYISEAEAIDILNDLGLKGLEVVRGLTLEELNLFFALSVYCLNSDKKIENAHDLKKLHHLRIITLQEEDEKPRAVYNAAMQAVDQVFNDIKGGRVPSTEGLRNVSKSMVQSVLREKHALFALAQIKDYDNYTFNHSVNVGIISLTVGHACNIDPKQLALLAFGGMVHDIGKLKISSKILNKPGKLTKEEYDLMKNHPVAGMELISKVEGIQQEVIDMVHYHHLHNKGFGGYPSRPRRNLSPMVDMVKIADTYDAITTHRVYKRSIPPREGLRQMKAVRGNILNPEFLDYFTFHLGDYPVGSLIRLKNGEIMLVIGFGELGSSHLRLRRLRTANGKSDPGKNLSELLPTEHDLIVADIDPTTQGIDTSVYFD, encoded by the coding sequence ATGGATCTTCAACAAGGACACGAAACAATAGGGCAACTGGTCGCTGCTTGGCAGAGCTTTCGCATGTACCCGGCCAAACACCCTGCTTGCGTTCAGAGGATAAAGAAGTGCTACGAACAACTGTCTATGCTGCTAATGCAGCAGCCCAAAATTTGTATTGGCATAACAGAAGAAACTCTTTTTGTAGATGATTACCTCTTCACCGACCCATACATTTCAGAGGCAGAAGCCATAGACATTCTGAATGACCTTGGACTCAAAGGTCTCGAAGTAGTACGTGGATTGACGCTTGAGGAATTGAATCTTTTTTTTGCTCTGAGCGTTTACTGTCTTAATTCAGACAAAAAGATTGAGAATGCTCACGATCTTAAAAAGCTGCACCATCTACGTATTATCACTTTACAGGAAGAAGATGAAAAACCGCGTGCTGTCTATAATGCCGCGATGCAAGCTGTTGACCAGGTTTTTAATGACATTAAGGGAGGACGTGTTCCTTCAACAGAAGGCCTTCGCAATGTTTCAAAAAGTATGGTTCAGTCAGTTCTGCGTGAGAAACATGCCTTGTTTGCTCTAGCCCAGATCAAGGACTATGACAATTACACATTCAACCATTCGGTAAATGTTGGCATTATTTCACTGACCGTTGGTCATGCCTGCAACATTGACCCAAAACAGCTCGCTCTATTGGCCTTCGGCGGCATGGTGCACGATATCGGCAAGCTGAAAATATCCTCGAAAATCCTTAACAAGCCAGGGAAGTTGACCAAGGAAGAATATGATTTGATGAAAAATCACCCTGTAGCTGGAATGGAATTGATCTCTAAGGTTGAGGGTATTCAGCAAGAAGTTATCGATATGGTGCATTATCACCATTTACACAACAAAGGCTTTGGTGGCTATCCCAGCCGTCCGCGAAGAAACCTTTCTCCTATGGTAGATATGGTCAAGATTGCAGATACCTATGATGCAATAACCACGCACCGGGTTTACAAGCGGTCAATACCGCCCCGAGAAGGTCTCCGGCAAATGAAAGCTGTCCGGGGCAACATTTTGAATCCAGAGTTTCTAGACTATTTTACTTTCCACCTTGGGGACTACCCTGTAGGTAGTCTTATTCGACTAAAAAATGGCGAAATCATGCTGGTCATCGGTTTCGGCGAATTAGGCAGCAGCCATTTAAGGTTGCGCCGATTAAGAACTGCGAATGGGAAGTCGGACCCCGGAAAAAACTTATCTGAACTACTGCCGACTGAACACGACTTGATAGTTGCTGACATTGATCCTACGACTCAGGGGATCGATACGTCAGTCTATTTCGATTAA
- a CDS encoding S1-like domain-containing RNA-binding protein, which translates to MFDLGHMNRLEVSRIDEEGAWLRSGRQEALLPKRELDEEIKKGDTLLVFVYADTSGEPVATLRQPFAEVGEYALLRASQVNVHGAFMDWGLFKDLLVPVKEQLVEMKPGGRYLVKVRLDREGRPIGTARVEKGLSAVDETLGEGQEVDLIVWGFTEIGAKVIINHRFAGLLYNDEVGSRLKYGDQVKGYIRQIRADGKVDCTLSMGTRSDRDDARGKVMKALIDHDGFLPLHDKSPAEDIQEMLGLSKKLFKKGVGNLYKEGLIELPGDGVRLKNDS; encoded by the coding sequence ATGTTCGACCTTGGTCATATGAATCGACTTGAAGTGTCACGAATAGATGAAGAAGGCGCCTGGTTACGTTCCGGTCGGCAAGAAGCGCTCTTGCCAAAGCGGGAGCTTGACGAAGAAATCAAGAAGGGCGATACGCTCCTGGTTTTTGTTTATGCGGATACTTCCGGGGAGCCTGTCGCGACCCTGCGCCAGCCCTTTGCCGAGGTTGGTGAGTATGCCTTGCTGCGCGCAAGCCAGGTCAATGTTCATGGTGCTTTCATGGACTGGGGATTGTTCAAAGATCTGCTGGTGCCGGTCAAAGAGCAGTTGGTAGAGATGAAACCCGGAGGGCGTTACCTGGTTAAGGTGCGTCTCGATCGCGAGGGGCGGCCGATCGGTACGGCGCGTGTCGAAAAAGGGCTCTCTGCTGTTGATGAAACTTTGGGCGAAGGTCAGGAGGTTGACCTGATCGTCTGGGGATTTACCGAGATTGGAGCCAAAGTGATTATCAATCATCGCTTTGCCGGTTTGCTCTATAACGACGAGGTTGGTAGTCGCCTGAAATACGGAGACCAGGTGAAAGGCTATATCCGGCAGATTCGTGCCGATGGCAAAGTTGATTGTACCCTGAGTATGGGAACCCGAAGCGACAGGGACGATGCCCGCGGAAAAGTCATGAAAGCCCTGATCGACCATGATGGCTTTTTACCCCTGCACGACAAGAGCCCGGCTGAAGATATTCAGGAGATGCTCGGTTTGAGCAAGAAGCTTTTCAAGAAAGGTGTTGGCAACCTTTACAAAGAGGGATTGATCGAACTTCCCGGCGATGGTGTTCGTTTGAAAAATGACTCCTGA
- a CDS encoding spermidine synthase has protein sequence MAKPWKTIESIDTDEGVLELRQRDERDFLITVGGLVLMNSMANRSEVVLGQLGCQHLKSHAAPRVLVGGLGMGCTLRAVLDSLPVTAEVVVAELNPVVLDWCRGPLSRLTDGAASDPRVRVEIGDVADLVRNTGRKGGLEKFDAIVFDLYKGPHYHTHKIKDPLYGSRAIDHVKAALNPGGMFSIWGENYDEGFDKRLCATGFTVSHERPGRGGFRHVVFLAKLPLSRTKQPLTHRKN, from the coding sequence ATGGCCAAACCCTGGAAGACAATAGAAAGTATTGATACGGACGAAGGTGTCCTTGAGCTGCGTCAGCGCGATGAGCGGGATTTTTTGATCACCGTTGGTGGCCTGGTGTTGATGAACAGCATGGCGAACCGTTCCGAAGTGGTTCTCGGCCAACTCGGTTGCCAACATCTCAAAAGTCATGCTGCACCCCGGGTGCTGGTTGGTGGGCTCGGTATGGGCTGTACTCTCCGGGCGGTTCTCGATTCACTGCCTGTAACTGCAGAAGTCGTTGTTGCCGAGCTTAACCCGGTCGTACTCGATTGGTGTCGGGGGCCCTTGTCCAGATTGACTGATGGCGCTGCGAGCGATCCGCGGGTTCGCGTCGAGATTGGCGACGTGGCTGACCTGGTTCGAAATACGGGACGGAAAGGCGGCTTGGAAAAATTTGATGCCATCGTCTTTGACCTTTACAAGGGACCGCATTATCATACCCACAAGATCAAAGACCCCCTCTACGGCAGTCGTGCGATTGACCATGTGAAAGCTGCTCTGAATCCCGGCGGCATGTTTTCCATCTGGGGCGAGAATTATGATGAGGGCTTCGACAAGCGTCTTTGTGCCACTGGCTTCACTGTCAGCCACGAGCGGCCCGGACGGGGAGGCTTTCGTCACGTGGTGTTTCTGGCCAAGCTGCCACTCTCCAGAACCAAACAGCCGCTGACTCATAGGAAGAATTAA
- the murB gene encoding UDP-N-acetylmuramate dehydrogenase, which produces MSSRSIRDQRSQQLAQIVAAGVGRTLFDAPIADHNSWQIGGPADLLVEPETIAQVARVVSFARLHDIPLMVIGQGTNLLFDDSGLRGIVLKLGKSLSRVAISDNRIIAEAGAWVPGLARKAMLAGLAGLEHTIGIPGTLGGLVLMNGGSQRKGIGENVRRVWIVDQHGKQLELNRDECAFAYRRSALQGSGTVVVKVELQCERQEPRNIRKMMLEDLRERRRKFPRKQPNCGSVFLSTSEMHASVGPPGKVIEDAGLKGTRIGKAEVSRQHANFIVNLGGATSEDVLNLIAHIRKVVHERIGFDLCCEVRYVCPTGDIIPAHQAVI; this is translated from the coding sequence ATGTCCTCTCGATCAATCCGTGACCAGCGTTCACAGCAACTTGCCCAGATTGTAGCCGCTGGCGTTGGCCGCACTCTGTTTGATGCCCCGATTGCCGATCATAACAGTTGGCAGATTGGCGGTCCTGCCGATCTGTTGGTTGAGCCTGAAACGATTGCGCAGGTTGCGCGCGTGGTCTCTTTTGCCCGTCTCCACGACATCCCCCTGATGGTGATTGGCCAAGGCACGAACCTGCTCTTTGATGACTCCGGGCTGCGCGGTATTGTCCTCAAGCTCGGTAAAAGCCTGTCCCGTGTTGCGATCTCTGACAACAGGATTATCGCCGAAGCCGGCGCCTGGGTCCCTGGTTTGGCCCGCAAAGCGATGCTCGCCGGCCTGGCGGGGTTGGAACACACGATTGGTATTCCCGGAACGCTCGGGGGCTTGGTCCTGATGAATGGCGGCAGTCAGCGTAAAGGCATCGGTGAAAACGTGCGCCGGGTCTGGATTGTCGACCAGCATGGCAAGCAGTTGGAGCTCAACCGGGACGAGTGTGCTTTTGCTTATCGTCGCAGTGCTCTGCAGGGTAGCGGCACCGTGGTGGTTAAGGTGGAGCTGCAATGTGAACGGCAGGAACCGCGGAATATTCGTAAAATGATGTTGGAGGATTTGCGTGAGCGTCGCCGCAAATTCCCACGCAAGCAACCCAACTGTGGCTCTGTATTTCTCAGCACTAGCGAGATGCACGCCAGCGTCGGTCCTCCAGGCAAGGTCATTGAAGATGCCGGCCTGAAAGGAACACGCATCGGCAAAGCTGAAGTCTCTCGTCAACACGCCAATTTTATTGTCAATCTCGGGGGCGCTACATCAGAAGACGTTTTGAACCTGATTGCACATATCCGCAAGGTTGTGCATGAACGGATCGGCTTTGACCTGTGTTGTGAAGTACGCTACGTGTGCCCGACCGGAGACATCATCCCTGCCCATCAAGCCGTGATCTGA
- a CDS encoding tRNA-dihydrouridine synthase family protein codes for MPVAQPLPKTKHGLRALPWDSEKKPLMLAPLQGLTNRATRSLFIDWVRPDVVFTEFMRVSSVGRKHLSKNDLKEAVSTTGGVPLVAQLVGNNSQALVKAAEHAEAAGALHINLNMGCPYGRTASGASGGAMLQYPEILAEMLPALRQAISGTFSIKLRAGYKDPEEIFALLPLITAAEVDFLIIHPRTVTQKYAGSADHRITQRVVGELSIPVIANGDIRTAEQGLRILEETGAAGLMLGRGAIADPLLFERLRKQNTEEPTETETALMLHRYLKELLRLYSDLFCGERQILDKVKNVMSFIDTPAFSKRITKMKRVHNLADLAALIEALKR; via the coding sequence ATGCCCGTTGCACAACCTCTACCGAAGACAAAGCATGGCCTGCGTGCGTTGCCCTGGGATTCTGAAAAAAAGCCACTCATGCTCGCCCCATTGCAGGGTCTGACCAACCGCGCGACACGCTCTCTGTTTATTGACTGGGTTCGCCCCGACGTGGTTTTCACCGAGTTCATGCGTGTCAGCAGCGTCGGCCGTAAACATCTGTCCAAAAACGACCTGAAAGAAGCCGTCAGTACCACCGGAGGCGTGCCCTTGGTCGCACAGCTGGTCGGCAATAACAGCCAGGCCCTGGTGAAGGCGGCCGAGCACGCAGAAGCCGCCGGCGCCCTGCATATCAACCTGAACATGGGATGTCCCTACGGGCGCACGGCCAGCGGCGCAAGTGGTGGCGCCATGCTGCAGTATCCCGAGATTCTTGCCGAAATGCTGCCGGCTTTACGCCAGGCCATCTCCGGGACGTTCTCGATCAAGCTACGGGCGGGATACAAAGACCCCGAGGAGATTTTTGCCCTGCTGCCGTTGATTACTGCCGCCGAGGTCGATTTTCTAATCATACACCCACGCACAGTCACGCAAAAGTACGCGGGATCAGCAGACCACAGGATCACGCAACGGGTCGTAGGTGAGCTATCCATACCGGTTATCGCCAATGGTGATATCCGCACGGCAGAGCAGGGATTGCGCATACTTGAAGAGACCGGTGCCGCCGGGCTGATGCTCGGGCGGGGCGCGATTGCCGACCCGCTGCTCTTTGAACGCCTGCGCAAGCAAAACACCGAAGAGCCAACGGAAACAGAAACCGCCCTCATGTTGCATCGCTATCTGAAGGAGCTGCTCAGACTTTATAGTGATCTTTTCTGCGGTGAACGACAGATCCTCGACAAGGTAAAAAACGTCATGTCCTTCATTGACACCCCGGCCTTCTCGAAACGGATCACGAAGATGAAACGGGTTCACAACCTCGCCGACCTGGCAGCCCTGATCGAGGCACTTAAAAGATGA
- a CDS encoding response regulator, with the protein MKRILIIDDDRLFLDLLTRYVRERYPNLEIITCDEPHQGLAQIDKDLDLLLLDLEMPKMDGGKLLSYAIEKGLDSRRIIILSGRDADYLHERFAMGECLAVLNKNEARQKVVLDMIFGALQKK; encoded by the coding sequence ATGAAAAGAATCCTGATCATCGATGACGATCGACTCTTTCTCGATCTACTCACAAGATACGTGCGAGAACGCTACCCGAACCTTGAGATCATAACCTGTGATGAACCGCACCAGGGTCTGGCACAAATTGATAAGGATCTCGATTTACTTCTTCTCGACCTTGAGATGCCCAAAATGGACGGCGGCAAACTGCTCTCCTACGCCATCGAAAAGGGCCTGGATAGCCGGCGCATTATAATCCTCTCGGGACGTGACGCAGACTACCTGCACGAACGTTTCGCCATGGGTGAATGTCTCGCGGTGCTGAACAAGAATGAGGCGCGGCAGAAGGTGGTGTTGGATATGATTTTTGGTGCGTTGCAGAAGAAATGA
- a CDS encoding ATP-binding cassette domain-containing protein, which yields MAFINLRNISLAFGGPSLFEDVSLRISKGERICLLGRNGTGKSTLLKVISGELPPDDGVIDRQQGLRVARLEQDVPRNLRGTIYEALAGGLGQAGSLLNRYHELSLRMEQGESDLHKELSEIQHKLESCDGWALQQQIEQVLSRLKLEADLPVQGLSGGMMRRVLLGRALAVNPDILLLDEPTNHLDIESITWLEGFLKRENLTLVFVTHDRAFLRNLATRIVEIDRGRLYDFACDYDTFLLRKEEHLHAESQENARFDKKLAEEEVWIRKGIKARRTRNEGRVRELKKMREERSQRRARLGTANFNLQEADRSGKLVAKVKGLSFAYGEAPVVKDFSTTVIRGDRIGIIGPNGVGKTTLLKLILGELQPQQGEVKLGTNLQTIYFDQLREQLNPELTVQQNLAGEQDTVVVGGKARHVIGYLQDFLFTPDRIRSPVRILSGGERNRLLLARLFTREANVLVLDEPTNDLDLETLDLLEELLADFKGTLFLVSHDRAFLNRVVTSTIVFEDNGQINEYVGGYDEWLRQKEETEEPRPVVEATKEKPKKERARKLTFKEKHELEELPVKIDALETEISELHEKMADSDFYRNAGEQVAETTARLERLETELAETYARWEGLDALNN from the coding sequence ATGGCATTTATTAATCTCCGCAACATCAGTCTGGCCTTCGGGGGCCCGAGTCTTTTCGAGGACGTCTCCCTGCGCATTTCCAAGGGCGAACGCATCTGTTTGCTCGGTCGCAACGGCACAGGCAAATCGACCCTGCTCAAAGTGATTTCCGGCGAGCTTCCACCTGATGATGGCGTCATAGATCGTCAACAGGGGCTGCGCGTCGCACGCCTCGAACAGGACGTGCCCCGCAACCTGCGGGGGACCATTTATGAAGCACTCGCCGGAGGACTTGGCCAGGCGGGCTCGCTGCTGAACCGTTACCACGAACTCAGCCTGCGTATGGAGCAGGGAGAGTCTGATCTGCACAAGGAACTCTCCGAGATTCAACATAAGCTGGAGAGTTGTGATGGCTGGGCTCTGCAGCAGCAGATTGAACAGGTTCTCTCCCGCCTCAAGCTCGAAGCCGATCTGCCGGTGCAGGGTCTCTCGGGAGGGATGATGCGACGGGTTCTTCTCGGACGGGCTCTTGCTGTTAATCCCGACATCCTGTTACTTGATGAGCCGACCAACCACCTGGACATCGAGTCGATTACCTGGCTTGAAGGATTCCTCAAACGCGAGAACCTCACCTTGGTCTTTGTCACTCACGACCGGGCCTTTTTACGTAATCTGGCAACCCGTATCGTCGAGATAGACCGTGGCCGCCTGTACGACTTCGCCTGCGATTACGACACCTTTCTGCTCCGCAAAGAAGAGCACCTTCACGCCGAGAGCCAGGAGAACGCCCGCTTTGACAAGAAGCTGGCGGAAGAGGAAGTCTGGATCCGTAAAGGGATCAAGGCACGACGCACCCGTAATGAGGGGCGGGTCCGCGAGTTGAAGAAGATGCGAGAAGAGCGCAGTCAAAGGCGCGCACGCCTCGGCACAGCCAACTTCAACCTGCAGGAAGCCGATCGCAGCGGAAAACTGGTCGCTAAAGTAAAAGGACTTTCCTTCGCCTATGGCGAGGCCCCCGTGGTCAAGGACTTTTCAACGACCGTCATTCGCGGTGACCGGATCGGCATCATCGGCCCCAACGGTGTGGGCAAAACCACCCTGCTCAAGTTGATTCTCGGCGAGTTGCAGCCGCAACAGGGTGAAGTCAAACTTGGCACAAACCTGCAGACAATTTATTTTGATCAACTGCGGGAGCAACTCAACCCGGAACTGACGGTACAGCAGAACCTCGCCGGCGAACAGGATACGGTGGTGGTTGGCGGCAAAGCCAGGCATGTCATCGGCTATCTGCAGGATTTTCTGTTCACACCTGACCGCATCCGTAGCCCGGTACGCATTCTTTCCGGTGGGGAACGCAACCGGCTTTTACTTGCCCGGCTTTTCACCCGGGAAGCTAACGTCCTGGTGCTTGACGAGCCCACCAATGACCTGGACCTGGAAACCCTCGACCTGCTGGAAGAGTTACTCGCCGACTTCAAGGGAACCCTGTTTCTGGTCAGTCATGACCGGGCATTCTTAAATCGGGTGGTCACCAGCACAATCGTCTTCGAAGACAACGGCCAGATAAACGAGTACGTCGGCGGCTACGATGAATGGTTGCGCCAAAAGGAAGAGACCGAAGAACCGCGGCCAGTGGTTGAGGCGACCAAGGAGAAGCCCAAAAAAGAACGCGCCCGCAAGCTGACGTTCAAAGAGAAGCATGAACTTGAAGAGTTACCGGTAAAGATAGACGCGCTAGAGACTGAAATCTCTGAACTCCATGAAAAAATGGCTGACTCCGATTTTTATCGCAACGCCGGAGAGCAGGTCGCTGAAACCACGGCACGATTGGAAAGACTCGAAACTGAGCTTGCTGAAACCTATGCCCGTTGGGAAGGACTCGACGCTTTGAATAATTGA
- a CDS encoding stage II sporulation protein M, which yields MQTSHVARAWKWLLSHLVIAALIGYFSTMLVAGLFQVEPVTLLKATTFGLPHVGTMITSQGMALGVDAWLTLFFCNLTVALSIVALAYWTQLLNPHNQNRSFLRLRRYLQKDRSAEYLLKIPAFAPIPSPQLRLSLFLLMVVPYIATIALGFMAGAWIGIGHVFSSSLPVALAYVLPHGIPEIAAILLACSLPVGIWKTIRPVVFGNESTLESFQSIDHVLASQKFQQNLKMIINLLLIAGLTEAYLTRQVVAMIAGS from the coding sequence ATGCAAACCTCTCACGTGGCTCGTGCATGGAAATGGCTGCTAAGTCATCTGGTCATAGCGGCCTTGATCGGTTATTTCTCCACGATGTTAGTGGCCGGGCTGTTTCAGGTGGAACCTGTAACCCTTCTGAAGGCGACGACGTTTGGTCTGCCACATGTCGGTACGATGATTACGAGCCAGGGGATGGCCCTTGGTGTTGATGCATGGCTCACGTTGTTTTTCTGTAATCTCACAGTTGCTCTGTCGATCGTGGCCCTCGCCTACTGGACCCAACTACTCAATCCTCACAACCAGAACCGGTCGTTCCTGCGACTCCGCAGATACCTGCAAAAAGACCGTTCTGCAGAATACTTGCTGAAAATCCCGGCTTTTGCGCCCATCCCATCCCCTCAACTGCGTCTGTCTTTGTTCCTTTTGATGGTTGTCCCCTACATCGCCACAATTGCTCTAGGTTTTATGGCCGGGGCTTGGATCGGTATCGGCCATGTGTTTAGTTCGTCGCTGCCTGTCGCCTTGGCCTACGTTTTACCGCATGGTATTCCTGAGATTGCAGCTATATTACTCGCCTGTAGCCTCCCAGTCGGAATCTGGAAGACCATTCGTCCGGTCGTGTTCGGTAATGAATCCACATTGGAGTCTTTCCAAAGTATTGATCATGTGCTTGCGTCGCAGAAGTTTCAGCAGAATTTGAAGATGATCATCAATCTTCTTCTGATTGCCGGCCTGACCGAAGCTTATTTAACGCGTCAGGTGGTCGCCATGATTGCCGGTAGCTGA